In Opitutaceae bacterium TAV5, one genomic interval encodes:
- a CDS encoding 6-phosphogluconolactonase, translating to MKYLSASGLSFVPGRFFLFAAMSSSIASASPSGSASFPAAADTTFTAWVGTYTKGTSRGIYRVAFDAAAGRFGAPELAAELPSPSFLALRPAPGVGSRLAPALYVVSESTATVTALALSSSGAATGSAASLALLNSAPTRGAGPCDVAVDATGRTLAVANYSGGSLIAWRLADDGSIERETAFFQHTHASHGHPRRQDKPHVHGVTFSPDNRLLLVPDLGADRVYVFRHDAASSSLVPHETAPWIDFPPGSGPRHAVFSPDARHVCVINEMGNTVSVFACDAAAGTFAPVADVPTLPAGFAGESTTAELAFSPDGLRLYASNRGHDSIAIFARDPATGRLTPAGHVSAGGRGPRHFTLAPDGRWLIAANQGTGNLSALRITPDGGLAPAATDAGATLPLDAAVCVKFR from the coding sequence ATGAAATACCTGTCCGCATCCGGACTGTCCTTTGTGCCGGGCCGGTTTTTCCTGTTTGCCGCCATGTCTTCCTCCATCGCCTCCGCCTCGCCTTCCGGCTCCGCTTCCTTCCCGGCCGCGGCCGACACGACATTCACCGCCTGGGTCGGTACGTATACCAAGGGAACCAGCCGCGGCATTTACCGCGTGGCGTTCGATGCCGCGGCCGGGCGTTTCGGTGCGCCGGAACTCGCCGCGGAGCTGCCATCGCCCTCGTTTCTCGCTCTCCGGCCCGCCCCCGGAGTCGGCTCCCGTCTCGCTCCGGCGCTCTATGTGGTCAGCGAATCCACGGCAACCGTCACCGCCTTGGCGCTCTCCTCTTCCGGCGCGGCAACCGGCTCCGCCGCCTCGCTTGCTCTTCTCAACTCGGCCCCGACGCGCGGCGCCGGCCCGTGCGATGTGGCGGTCGACGCCACCGGCCGCACGCTCGCCGTGGCCAACTACTCCGGCGGCAGCCTCATTGCCTGGCGCCTGGCCGATGATGGCAGCATCGAGCGCGAGACCGCCTTTTTCCAGCACACGCACGCGAGCCATGGTCACCCGCGCCGACAGGACAAGCCGCACGTGCACGGCGTCACGTTTTCGCCCGACAACCGTCTGCTTCTCGTCCCCGACCTCGGCGCCGACCGCGTGTATGTTTTCCGCCATGACGCCGCCTCGTCTTCGCTGGTCCCGCACGAAACCGCGCCCTGGATCGATTTTCCCCCCGGCAGCGGCCCGCGCCACGCCGTGTTTTCGCCCGACGCCCGCCACGTTTGCGTGATCAACGAGATGGGCAACACCGTCAGCGTGTTCGCCTGCGATGCCGCCGCCGGCACCTTCGCCCCCGTCGCGGACGTCCCGACGCTCCCGGCCGGGTTCGCCGGCGAAAGCACCACGGCCGAGCTCGCCTTCTCGCCTGACGGTCTGCGCCTCTACGCCTCCAATCGCGGCCATGATTCGATCGCGATTTTCGCCCGCGATCCGGCGACCGGTCGCCTCACGCCGGCCGGTCATGTGTCCGCCGGCGGACGCGGCCCGCGCCACTTCACGCTCGCGCCCGACGGTCGCTGGCTGATCGCCGCCAACCAGGGCACCGGCAACCTCTCCGCCCTGCGCATCACACCCGACGGGGGTCTGGCTCCGGCGGCAACCGACGCCGGCGCCACCCTGCCTCTGGACGCGGCGGTGTGTGTAAAATTTCGCTGA
- a CDS encoding glutaredoxin, translated as MKIKAYLKPHCGWSNGVRAIMRKYGLEYEDIDIINSRENYAEMVQKSGQPLSPCVEVDGVMLADVSGEEVENYLLSNDLVKPGDSAAAPDVPLNAGCSDEEHARMATTKTIRFF; from the coding sequence ATGAAGATCAAAGCCTATCTCAAGCCGCACTGCGGTTGGTCCAATGGCGTCCGCGCCATCATGCGCAAGTATGGACTCGAATATGAGGACATCGACATCATCAACAGCCGCGAAAACTACGCGGAGATGGTGCAGAAATCCGGCCAGCCCCTCTCGCCCTGCGTCGAGGTTGACGGTGTCATGCTGGCCGACGTCTCCGGCGAGGAAGTCGAAAACTACCTGCTTTCCAACGATCTCGTAAAACCGGGCGACAGCGCCGCCGCCCCCGACGTGCCGCTCAATGCCGGCTGTTCCGACGAGGAACACGCCCGAATGGCCACCACCAAAACCATCCGCTTTTTCTGA